A single window of Streptococcus cristatus ATCC 51100 DNA harbors:
- a CDS encoding sigma-70 family RNA polymerase sigma factor codes for MNFKERYEKVQWIVRRCARDYYVHLWESSDWEQEGMLVYHQLEESHPDISQDESRLYRYFKTKFRNHIHDILRKQESQKRRFDRQSYEEVGTISHRLSKRELALDDLVALRSSLAAYTSKLDKEQLELYHRLLGDERFKGRKRLLRELEEYLIDFSSTVI; via the coding sequence ATGAACTTCAAGGAACGCTATGAGAAAGTGCAGTGGATCGTCCGGCGCTGCGCACGGGATTATTATGTACATTTATGGGAGAGTAGTGACTGGGAACAAGAAGGTATGCTGGTTTATCACCAGCTGGAAGAAAGTCATCCAGATATCAGTCAAGATGAAAGCCGCCTCTATCGCTACTTCAAGACAAAATTTCGGAATCATATTCATGACATACTTCGCAAGCAAGAGAGCCAAAAACGCCGCTTCGATCGTCAGTCTTATGAAGAAGTTGGAACCATTAGTCATAGACTGAGCAAGCGCGAACTAGCTTTAGATGATTTAGTCGCTCTTCGAAGTTCGTTAGCAGCCTACACTTCCAAGTTAGACAAAGAACAACTAGAGTTATACCACCGCTTACTAGGTGACGAACGGTTTAAGGGGCGTAAAAGACTGTTGCGAGAGTTAGAGGAATATTTAATAGACTTTAGCAGCACGGTGATATAG
- the ftsH gene encoding ATP-dependent zinc metalloprotease FtsH, which produces MKNKQNNGFIKNPFLYILIIVVFVTGFQYFFTGNATGRSQQINYSQLVKEIQNNNVTEMSYQPNGSIIEVSGTYKKPKESKDTTGILFFSPEISKVSRFTSVVLPSDTTVSDLQKLAAEHGTEVTIKRESSSGMWINLLISLVPFIIIAFIFMSMMNQGGGGARGAMNFGRNKARAANKEDIKVRFSDVAGAEEEKQELVEVVEFLKDPKRYTKLGARIPAGVLLEGPPGTGKTLLAKAVAGEAGVPFFSISGSDFVEMFVGVGASRVRSLFEDAKKAAPAIIFIDEIDAVGRQRGIGLGGGNDEREQTLNQLLIEMDGFEGNEGIIIIAATNRSDVLDPALLRPGRFDRKVLVGRPDVKGREAILRVHAKNKPLAKNVDLKLVAQQTPGFVGADLENVLNEAALVAARRNKKVIDADDIDEAEDRVIAGPSKKDKIVSERDRQIVAYHEAGHTIVGLVLSNARVVHKVTIVPRGRAGGYMIALPKEDQMLLSKEDMKEQLAGLMGGRVAEEIIFNVQTTGASNDFEQATQMARAMVTEYGMSEKLGPVQYEGNHAMFGAQSPQKSISEQTAYEIDEEVRSLLNEARNKAAEIIQANRETHKLIAEALLKYETLDSTQIKSLYETGHMPEESEKDLEREAHALSYDEIKSKMEEN; this is translated from the coding sequence ATGAAAAATAAACAAAATAATGGTTTTATAAAAAATCCTTTTCTCTATATTCTAATTATTGTAGTCTTTGTTACAGGTTTTCAGTATTTCTTTACAGGAAATGCGACAGGCCGTAGCCAGCAAATTAACTACAGCCAATTAGTAAAAGAAATCCAAAATAATAATGTTACAGAGATGAGCTACCAGCCAAATGGTAGTATTATCGAGGTATCAGGTACTTATAAAAAACCTAAAGAATCAAAAGATACGACAGGAATCCTGTTTTTCAGTCCGGAAATCTCAAAAGTTAGCAGATTTACTAGTGTTGTTTTGCCATCAGATACAACAGTTTCTGATTTGCAAAAGCTAGCTGCTGAGCATGGGACAGAAGTGACTATTAAGCGTGAAAGCTCCAGTGGAATGTGGATTAATCTTTTGATCTCCTTGGTTCCATTTATCATCATCGCCTTCATCTTTATGTCTATGATGAATCAAGGTGGTGGCGGTGCTCGTGGTGCCATGAATTTTGGACGTAACAAAGCTCGTGCGGCCAATAAAGAAGATATCAAAGTGCGCTTTTCAGATGTCGCTGGTGCAGAAGAGGAAAAACAAGAACTTGTTGAAGTTGTTGAATTCCTGAAAGATCCAAAACGTTATACTAAGCTGGGTGCTCGTATTCCGGCAGGTGTTCTTTTGGAAGGTCCTCCGGGGACTGGTAAGACCTTGCTTGCCAAGGCAGTTGCTGGTGAAGCAGGTGTTCCTTTCTTCAGCATCTCAGGTTCTGACTTTGTTGAAATGTTTGTCGGTGTCGGAGCAAGCCGTGTTCGTTCTCTATTTGAAGATGCGAAAAAAGCGGCCCCTGCCATTATCTTCATCGATGAAATTGATGCCGTCGGTCGTCAGCGTGGTATTGGCCTTGGCGGTGGTAATGATGAGCGTGAACAAACTCTTAATCAGCTCTTGATTGAAATGGATGGTTTTGAAGGCAATGAAGGAATCATTATTATTGCGGCTACTAACCGTTCGGATGTTCTTGATCCAGCTCTTCTACGTCCAGGTCGTTTTGACAGAAAAGTTTTGGTTGGCCGTCCTGACGTGAAGGGTCGGGAAGCTATTCTTCGCGTTCATGCTAAGAATAAACCGCTGGCTAAAAATGTTGATTTGAAACTAGTTGCTCAGCAGACACCAGGTTTTGTTGGTGCTGATTTGGAAAATGTCTTGAATGAAGCAGCTCTAGTTGCAGCTCGTCGTAACAAAAAAGTCATCGATGCCGATGATATTGATGAAGCTGAAGACAGAGTAATCGCAGGACCATCTAAGAAAGATAAAATCGTTTCAGAGCGTGATCGTCAGATTGTCGCTTACCATGAAGCGGGGCATACGATTGTCGGACTTGTTTTGTCCAATGCGCGTGTCGTACACAAGGTAACCATTGTGCCTCGTGGTCGTGCTGGTGGATATATGATTGCCCTGCCTAAAGAAGACCAAATGCTTCTGTCTAAAGAAGACATGAAAGAGCAATTGGCTGGTCTCATGGGTGGTCGTGTAGCTGAAGAGATTATCTTTAATGTCCAAACTACAGGGGCTTCAAATGACTTTGAACAAGCTACACAGATGGCGCGTGCAATGGTCACTGAGTACGGTATGAGTGAAAAACTTGGCCCAGTCCAATACGAAGGTAATCATGCTATGTTTGGTGCACAAAGTCCTCAAAAATCAATTTCAGAACAAACAGCCTATGAGATTGATGAGGAAGTTCGTTCATTACTAAATGAAGCACGAAACAAAGCAGCTGAGATTATTCAAGCAAATCGTGAAACCCATAAATTGATTGCAGAAGCATTACTTAAATATGAAACGCTTGATAGCACCCAAATTAAATCTCTCTATGAAACAGGTCATATGCCAGAAGAGTCTGAAAAAGACTTGGAACGAGAAGCACATGCCCTTTCCTATGATGAAATAAAATCTAAAATGGAAGAAAATTAA
- the hpt gene encoding hypoxanthine phosphoribosyltransferase — MLEQDIKKVLVSHEEIVAAAKKLGQQLTVDYQGKKPIFVGILKGSVPFMAELIKHVDTDIELDFMLVSSYHGGTTSSGVINIIKDIDQDITGRDILFVEDIIDTGQTLKNLCNLFKERNAASVKIATLLDKPEGRIVDIEADYTCFTIPNEFVVGYGLDYDEYYRNLPYVGVLKEEVYTK, encoded by the coding sequence ATGCTAGAACAAGATATTAAAAAAGTATTGGTTTCTCATGAGGAAATCGTAGCAGCAGCAAAAAAATTGGGCCAACAGCTGACAGTAGACTATCAAGGTAAAAAGCCTATTTTTGTAGGAATTTTGAAGGGTTCGGTTCCTTTTATGGCCGAATTAATCAAACATGTGGATACAGATATTGAATTAGATTTTATGCTGGTGTCTAGTTATCATGGCGGTACAACTAGTAGTGGCGTGATTAATATTATCAAAGATATTGATCAAGATATTACCGGTCGTGATATTCTTTTTGTCGAAGATATTATCGATACCGGCCAAACTTTGAAGAATTTGTGTAATTTATTCAAAGAAAGAAATGCAGCTTCTGTAAAAATTGCTACGTTGTTGGATAAGCCAGAAGGACGCATTGTTGATATTGAGGCAGACTATACCTGCTTTACAATTCCCAATGAATTTGTAGTAGGTTACGGACTAGATTATGATGAGTATTATCGCAATCTTCCTTATGTAGGTGTCTTGAAAGAAGAAGTTTATACAAAATAA
- the tilS gene encoding tRNA lysidine(34) synthetase TilS, translating to MIDQKFRKQMQEKRYFQNHRKVLVAVSGGLDSMTLFHLLYQNREELEIELGIVHVNHKQRPESNMEEKELSNFAQQLGVKFFSSNFSGDFSEEKARRFRYRFFEEVMLAEGYTALVTAHHADDQAETVFMRLLRGARLRHLSGMTEVQSFANGELIRPLLHFHKQDFPDILHFEDKSNLQNDYLRNRIRNLYLPSLEKENPRFKDSLISLGKEVEDLQTALSHLTQGLDITKLEVFERQIPEVQNFLLQEYLKKFPSLNINKKQFEEILGILRTKANYIHPLKDEYELVKDYKHFEIRKISRRSDLKVESILLECGNLLQFGEYQFSFGSPLEGENVQAISVSCETPLLLRHRKTGDCLRLKGHHKKLRRLFIDQKIPFEEREKAIIVEQNQQILAIVNIAISDLSKELKSDIMSTVLYIQKIR from the coding sequence ATGATCGATCAGAAGTTTCGCAAACAAATGCAGGAAAAGCGGTATTTTCAAAATCATCGAAAAGTGCTGGTAGCAGTTTCTGGTGGCTTGGATTCGATGACCTTGTTCCATCTCTTGTACCAGAATAGAGAAGAGCTAGAGATTGAGCTGGGGATAGTGCATGTCAACCACAAGCAACGTCCAGAGTCAAATATGGAAGAAAAAGAGCTGTCAAATTTTGCCCAGCAACTTGGTGTGAAATTTTTCAGCTCAAATTTTTCAGGTGATTTTTCTGAGGAAAAAGCTCGGCGATTTCGCTATCGTTTTTTTGAAGAAGTCATGTTGGCAGAAGGCTACACGGCCTTGGTAACGGCTCATCATGCTGATGATCAGGCCGAGACAGTGTTTATGAGGTTATTAAGAGGAGCAAGGCTGCGCCACTTGTCTGGAATGACCGAGGTTCAATCCTTTGCAAATGGCGAATTAATCCGACCTTTGCTTCATTTTCATAAGCAAGATTTCCCTGATATTTTGCATTTTGAAGATAAGAGCAATCTTCAAAATGACTATCTCAGAAATCGGATTCGCAATCTCTATCTTCCCAGTCTTGAAAAGGAAAATCCACGCTTTAAGGATTCTCTGATTTCTTTAGGGAAAGAAGTTGAGGATTTACAGACAGCCCTGTCTCATCTGACGCAGGGATTGGACATTACAAAACTTGAAGTGTTTGAGCGGCAAATTCCAGAAGTTCAAAATTTCCTTCTGCAGGAATATTTAAAGAAATTTCCTTCATTAAATATAAATAAAAAGCAATTTGAAGAAATCTTAGGAATCTTACGAACCAAGGCTAATTACATCCACCCTTTAAAGGATGAATATGAGTTGGTGAAAGATTATAAGCATTTTGAAATCAGAAAAATCAGTCGTAGGTCTGATTTGAAAGTGGAGTCAATTCTGTTAGAATGTGGTAATCTACTTCAATTTGGAGAGTATCAATTCTCATTTGGCTCTCCTTTGGAGGGTGAAAATGTTCAAGCGATTTCTGTTTCATGTGAAACACCACTTCTTTTACGTCACAGAAAAACAGGTGATTGTCTTCGTTTGAAGGGGCATCACAAAAAACTTCGTCGACTATTCATTGATCAAAAAATTCCATTTGAAGAACGAGAAAAAGCGATTATTGTTGAGCAAAATCAGCAGATCTTGGCAATTGTAAATATCGCTATCAGTGATTTGAGTAAGGAATTAAAAAGTGATATAATGAGTACTGTACTTTATATTCAGAAAATTAGATAG
- a CDS encoding serine hydrolase, whose amino-acid sequence MRKLLLLIFLLPALWSSQTAISTEKELVLDEEEKYQLTGTAYGRYHTSIPTNPNVYEETPTFTDATLTKVAGKLLPDQPLQLTELHVNEAGIPIFKLKNGQFVIADKNSIYEDTVQSITDVKQERWLSPNYVLYDTIPINSSKKIAAKLPAYSKVKVVQIAQTAKGEYAKIEGQGWVSVDFLSQEDNRMEKVQEILNSKYKKADFSIYVKQLETGKEAGINPDQQMYSASVTKIPYLYYAQEQLNNHSLSLDKKFKYTAVVNDFPGAYDPEGSGSISKSANDKEYSVQDLINGVAKESDNVAHNILAYYTSNQSDSQFQNTIEKIAGKKWDVESRQASARMAGNVMEAIYEQNGMIIDALSQTNYDNQRISKNINIKVAHKIGDAYDFKHDVAIVYADSPFIIAILTNNSDYDTISKIADDVYGVLK is encoded by the coding sequence ATGCGTAAGTTACTTTTGCTGATATTTTTACTGCCAGCCTTATGGAGCAGTCAAACAGCAATCAGTACTGAAAAGGAACTTGTTTTAGACGAAGAAGAAAAGTATCAGCTAACAGGTACAGCTTATGGCCGTTATCATACGAGTATCCCTACAAATCCTAATGTTTATGAAGAAACGCCTACTTTTACAGATGCTACTTTGACTAAGGTAGCTGGGAAACTTCTGCCGGATCAGCCATTACAGCTGACAGAGTTGCACGTGAATGAGGCTGGGATTCCTATCTTTAAATTAAAGAATGGCCAGTTTGTAATTGCAGATAAAAATAGTATTTATGAGGATACGGTTCAGTCTATCACAGATGTTAAACAGGAAAGATGGCTTTCCCCTAACTATGTGCTCTACGATACTATCCCGATCAATTCTTCTAAAAAGATTGCAGCTAAACTACCTGCTTATAGCAAAGTAAAGGTAGTACAAATTGCTCAAACAGCTAAGGGAGAATACGCTAAAATTGAAGGTCAAGGTTGGGTTTCTGTTGATTTTCTTTCCCAAGAAGATAATCGAATGGAAAAGGTTCAGGAGATTCTAAATTCTAAGTACAAAAAAGCTGACTTTTCTATTTATGTAAAACAGCTAGAAACGGGTAAAGAAGCAGGTATCAATCCAGATCAACAAATGTACTCAGCCAGTGTGACGAAAATTCCTTATCTTTACTATGCCCAGGAGCAACTAAACAATCATAGCCTTTCCTTGGATAAAAAGTTTAAATATACAGCGGTTGTCAATGATTTTCCAGGTGCCTATGACCCTGAGGGAAGCGGCAGCATTTCCAAATCAGCAAATGATAAGGAATATTCTGTGCAGGACTTAATCAATGGTGTAGCAAAAGAGTCGGATAATGTAGCTCACAATATCCTTGCCTACTATACCAGCAATCAATCTGATAGCCAGTTTCAAAATACTATTGAAAAAATTGCGGGCAAAAAGTGGGATGTGGAAAGCAGACAAGCTTCGGCTCGAATGGCAGGCAATGTTATGGAAGCCATTTATGAGCAAAATGGCATGATTATCGATGCCTTGTCTCAGACAAATTATGACAATCAGCGAATTTCTAAAAACATCAATATAAAAGTTGCCCATAAAATCGGTGATGCTTACGACTTCAAGCATGATGTCGCTATTGTGTATGCGGATTCGCCATTTATTATTGCCATTCTTACGAATAATTCGGATTACGATACAATTTCTAAAATCGCAGATGATGTGTACGGAGTTCTGAAATGA
- a CDS encoding SP_0009 family protein — MENLLQNIEKFLSFSDEKLAELSEKNQALKLQETKKERGGHA, encoded by the coding sequence ATGGAAAATTTACTTCAAAATATAGAGAAATTTTTATCTTTTTCGGATGAAAAACTAGCAGAATTATCCGAAAAAAATCAAGCTTTAAAACTTCAAGAAACAAAAAAGGAAAGGGGAGGTCATGCGTAA
- a CDS encoding FtsB family cell division protein gives MSRNIVQINNRFIQDENQRRRYLDEERRKRNRFMGWVLILVMLLFILPAYNLYQSYETLLNRRAQYAQLQKKYEKLGEEKSYQSDIATKLKDDSYAAKYARAKYSFSKEGEYIYTTPDLLPQ, from the coding sequence ATGTCTAGAAATATTGTTCAAATAAATAATCGCTTTATCCAAGATGAAAATCAGCGTCGTAGATACCTCGATGAGGAGCGTCGGAAACGAAATCGTTTTATGGGATGGGTTCTAATTTTAGTCATGCTACTTTTTATTCTTCCAGCCTATAATTTATATCAAAGTTACGAAACTTTACTTAATCGCCGTGCTCAATATGCACAACTACAAAAAAAATATGAAAAATTAGGTGAAGAAAAGAGCTATCAGTCTGATATTGCAACCAAGTTGAAAGATGACAGCTATGCTGCTAAATATGCTCGTGCTAAGTATTCTTTTTCAAAAGAAGGAGAATACATTTACACAACACCAGATTTGTTACCACAATAA
- a CDS encoding RNA-binding S4 domain-containing protein gives MRLDKYLKVSRIIKRRPVAKEVADKGRIKVNGILAKSSTDLKINDQIEVRFGNKLLTVRVLEMKDSTKKEDAAKMYEIISETRIEENV, from the coding sequence ATGAGATTAGACAAATATTTAAAGGTATCACGTATTATCAAGCGACGCCCTGTAGCTAAAGAGGTAGCAGATAAAGGCCGTATCAAGGTAAATGGAATCTTGGCAAAAAGTTCGACAGATTTGAAAATCAATGATCAAATTGAAGTTCGTTTTGGCAATAAGCTGTTAACAGTGCGGGTGCTAGAAATGAAAGACAGCACTAAAAAAGAAGATGCTGCTAAAATGTATGAAATTATCAGTGAGACAAGGATTGAAGAAAATGTCTAG